A single genomic interval of Chryseobacterium paludis harbors:
- a CDS encoding GLPGLI family protein, with protein sequence MKKLTILLIFIFTITLLCAQNQRFTYEYSFKMDSLNKENVEKEIMNLDITKEGSNFYSALLITRDSLFKAEIEKGKASQSMVFDMRKIKQAKVNFRVSKDYPNLETVYHTSMSASNVALKEQHKINWTITPDTKTIEGFKVQKATTTFGGRNWIAWFTNDIQIQDGPYKFCGLPGLILSIGDDKGDHIFNLVGSKKLNYEPLMMNSSMKEIFLTNEKFNKLWNEYKKDPAKNIKIMHNSSEMSETIFSDANGNPLTKQDLIKGKEQRAQESFKKNNNFIERELYK encoded by the coding sequence ATGAAAAAACTCACTATCCTTTTAATTTTCATTTTCACCATCACTCTATTATGTGCTCAAAATCAAAGATTTACCTATGAATATTCTTTTAAAATGGATTCTTTAAATAAAGAAAACGTGGAAAAAGAAATCATGAATCTTGACATTACAAAAGAGGGTTCCAACTTCTACAGTGCTTTGCTCATCACCAGAGATTCTCTTTTTAAAGCAGAAATTGAAAAAGGAAAAGCTTCTCAATCTATGGTTTTTGATATGAGAAAAATTAAACAGGCCAAAGTTAATTTCCGGGTTTCCAAAGACTATCCTAATTTAGAAACGGTTTATCATACGTCCATGAGTGCCAGCAATGTCGCTTTAAAAGAACAGCATAAAATAAACTGGACTATTACCCCGGACACAAAAACCATTGAGGGTTTTAAGGTTCAAAAAGCAACCACTACTTTTGGTGGAAGAAATTGGATCGCATGGTTCACGAATGACATTCAAATACAGGATGGCCCCTATAAATTTTGTGGCCTTCCAGGCTTAATTTTAAGTATTGGAGACGATAAAGGAGATCATATTTTCAACCTGGTTGGAAGTAAAAAACTTAATTATGAACCTTTAATGATGAATTCAAGCATGAAAGAAATTTTTCTGACCAATGAAAAATTCAATAAGCTCTGGAATGAATATAAAAAAGACCCTGCAAAGAATATAAAAATCATGCACAATTCTTCAGAAATGTCAGAAACGATATTTTCTGATGCCAATGGAAATCCACTAACAAAACAAGATCTTATTAAAGGAAAAGAACAACGAGCGCAAGAAAGTTTTAAGAAAAATAATAATTTTATTGAAAGAGAATTATACAAATAA
- a CDS encoding T9SS C-terminal target domain-containing protein, with translation MKSKLLLLIFFGSLLANSQTLTFQNLKNMSVGRGAITSVIVNDNIYVSNGYQEKASDAKYIEKYNITDNSWSVLNSTLLPKRFANSETYNNKIYVFNGWGNSHLEILDLATNTITKGAVNRSYTGNAGSAIYNGKIYVFGGSGLNGAAKTVFSNKFQYYDIASNTWNPLPNMPTAREAKGKIVNDKLYVIGGFNGTPSRLINVYDLNTNLWVDQYTMPAAISGHSLAVSGDKIFIVGGFNNQSFLAYFDTTTNKLHQLSSNMIPRRHAAAEVYNNKLYVIGGSTTSLTSSAIKSIQVADISENILSGKITMEDQVLKTKAFVNAYRDGFVISNKNNSNQFEYTIFSIDGKQITKGFTYYNKNIDLSKVRKGTYIFRFKNEKGILECIKIVR, from the coding sequence ATGAAATCAAAATTATTACTCCTTATATTTTTTGGCTCATTGTTAGCTAATTCACAAACGCTTACATTTCAAAATCTCAAAAATATGTCTGTAGGCAGAGGTGCCATAACCAGTGTAATCGTGAATGATAATATTTATGTAAGCAATGGGTATCAGGAAAAAGCAAGTGATGCAAAGTATATTGAGAAATACAATATCACTGATAACAGTTGGAGTGTTCTTAATTCTACTCTACTTCCCAAAAGATTTGCTAATTCGGAGACTTACAATAATAAAATTTATGTTTTTAATGGTTGGGGAAACAGCCATCTTGAAATTTTAGACCTTGCCACCAATACCATAACAAAGGGCGCTGTTAATCGTTCCTATACAGGAAATGCAGGTTCTGCAATCTATAATGGCAAAATATATGTGTTCGGTGGCAGCGGACTCAATGGAGCTGCAAAGACTGTATTTTCTAATAAATTCCAGTATTATGATATTGCTTCAAATACTTGGAATCCATTACCCAATATGCCCACAGCCAGAGAAGCAAAGGGCAAAATTGTTAATGATAAGCTTTATGTAATTGGTGGTTTTAATGGCACACCGTCTCGTCTGATCAATGTTTATGACCTCAACACTAATCTTTGGGTCGATCAATATACGATGCCTGCTGCTATATCCGGACACTCTTTAGCGGTATCCGGTGATAAGATTTTTATTGTAGGTGGTTTTAATAATCAATCTTTTCTGGCCTATTTTGATACTACGACTAATAAATTACATCAGCTATCATCCAATATGATTCCCAGAAGACACGCTGCAGCGGAAGTATATAACAATAAATTATACGTCATCGGTGGAAGTACAACGTCTCTAACCAGCTCAGCTATTAAAAGCATACAAGTAGCAGATATTAGTGAAAATATACTCTCTGGAAAGATAACGATGGAAGATCAAGTATTGAAAACAAAAGCCTTCGTCAATGCCTATAGAGACGGTTTTGTAATCAGTAATAAAAATAATAGCAATCAATTTGAATACACCATTTTCTCAATAGATGGAAAACAAATTACCAAAGGTTTTACCTACTATAATAAAAATATAGATTTATCAAAAGTACGGAAGGGAACTTATATTTTTCGTTTTAAAAATGAAAAAGGAATTTTAGAATGCATTAAAATTGTGAGATAA